A DNA window from Salvelinus sp. IW2-2015 linkage group LG4q.1:29, ASM291031v2, whole genome shotgun sequence contains the following coding sequences:
- the LOC139024937 gene encoding endoplasmic reticulum metallopeptidase 1-like — protein sequence MSKELADPSEYAHGNMVFFDLLGVVVVAYPAHVGTIINYTTAIATFLYLFKKCLQPSNVGGRYAKELACATMAVILSWLVTLLTVVFIAFVVSLMGRSMFWYNNFYTCMFMYGSAATGMMVLFHTLSKNLYGVSCVCGWACGACPTLVKNLLYGVSRAFCLPVHSQWLKVKPQ from the exons GCCCATGGCAACATGGTGTTCTTTGACCTGCTCGGCGTGGTGGTGGTGGCGTACCCGGCCCATGTTGGCACCATCATCAACTACACGACTGCCATAGCAACCTTCCTCTACCTGTTTAAGAAGTGCCTCCARCCCAGCAACGTGG gAGGTCGTTACGCGAAGGAGTTGGCATGTGCCACGATGGCGGTCATCCTCAGCTGGTTGGTCACTCTGCTGACCGTGGTCTTTATAGCCTTTGTGGTGTCACTGATGGGACGATCCATGTTCTG GTACAAcaacttctacacctgcatgttTATGTACGGTTCTGCTGCCACTGGGATGATGGTCCTCTTCCACACACTTTCCAAGAACCTCTATggggtgagctgtgtgtgtgggtgggcgtGCGGTGCGTGCCCCACGCTGGTCAAGAACCTCTTGTACGGGGTGAGCAGAGCATTCTGTCTACCTGTACATTCACAGTGGCTTAAAGTTAAACCACAGTAA